The Synchiropus splendidus isolate RoL2022-P1 chromosome 5, RoL_Sspl_1.0, whole genome shotgun sequence DNA window GTGTTTTACTGCACAATATCCTACAAGGTAGGGCTACAGTAATCCACTACTCACCACAGGGGACGATGGGCTGTGAGACAAGACAGCATCGGGGTCCCTGCTTTGTTCCATCTTATCCTGCTCCTGGTGCAGCAAAGCCAAACCTGCAGCAATGTCGCTCGGAACCAGGTCTGTGTCCTGCACATAAATTCAACACAGGAAGGCCTTGACTGACATTGACAAGTATTCCAAACATCAAGTTAGTGTTTCTGATGACTATAAAAGTCTATGCCCAACAATAAGAGACTTAACTTACCGAGAAAAACCCGCTGACAAGCTTTGCTATGTTGGAAAAAGCTGCCTGATGACTCTCATCAAGaggcaaacaacaacaaagcagcCGCAACCTGCATTCCCAAACTTTCACAGCCAGTGAGCGAGCTGTAGAAAAAAACTGATTCCCCCCATTGCTCTCCAGGTCCCGCACTCCAAGTGGTTCCAGTCCAGCCGTCTGAGGACGCGGATTGCCCAGTGGGTCAAAGACAAACACTACACCCAGAGCGGTGAAGAGGAGTATAATCCagctgcaaaaataaatattgaagttTATTGCAAATACAGTATGCATTATTagcttaaaaatatattataaaagCTACGGCCATTAAGTGTTTCTCTTATGAatttgagaaacaaaacatacaattaAATCTATTAGAGACCTAGTTTGACAAAGATTTTCTTTTCCAGTCGTgggaaactgaaaagaaaagagctTTACCTTGCAACAACTGCAGCAATGACAGCACCCACAGTTGCAGGATCACAACCCTGACTGTCATCAGACACCCAGAACGCACCCAAACATGCCCACACCAGCTCAGGGAGGTACAGGATGGCTCGCAAATATACCAGTGCAGGAATGGAGCGCCGGGGACCGGTGTTGGTTATGGTGcctaaaaaaaatcagttgcaaacatacacacatttttaaCAAAATTTTTATGAAAATATCTAATACAAACTAGCAGTTCCAAAAAGATAAAGATGCTTATTTATGTCAGAAAACTGTTTTTAAGTACAGCTGCGCATGAACTGACCTTGGGCACTAACATAGACGATGGCACATAAGGACAGAATGATGAGGGCCAGCACCACCAGGAGACCCACCAGGTAGGTGTGAAGAACCCCTCCTCCATTACAATCATATCGACCCTTGTGATAAGCATACAGAATGATGGTGCCAATCCACCTAcaatgtgaaaaagaaaacagacacgCTCACATGTGATAGTTGGGTGAAAGACCGAGCGGTGACAGGAAACATACCACAGAACACGTAGCGACAGTTCAACAGCTCCAGGGAAGACGAGGTCGTCACTGGCGATCCCCCACCGCCGACCGAACACCACCATTCCAGGCATTTTACCCGAATTTAGCAAACACCCAAAGGCCGGATTCAGGTGAACAAGCAAACGGTAAGATCTACTCTTCCGTTGAGTTAAACACTGACCCCATAGATTCACCCATAACAAAGTGCAGTCGCTGAATCCTAACTATCAACGAAGATATTCAGTGTGCACATGTAGTCTGTATTAAGCCCCAATAATCGCACACATTTATGTGTGAGCCATAATAAATACAATCCAGGAACGAACCTGTATTTTAGGAAAGGTCTACGTCACGTGACTATGTTCTCTCGCCAGATAAGAAAGCTATTCCGAGAATGACACCATTAATCCGCTAACACACCATCCGACTATCTGTAAAGAACCAGTAATCTGGTATTTGATCTTCCCTGCCGTTTGTTTACTCGCATAGATTTCCGTGTGCCAGTGGCAGGGTGCGACCACGATGGTCTTCCTCTTGCAACATCGCGCAGCGAATGTTAATTCCGCTTTGTCCTAGAAACAACTACCGCACCCTTTTGGCAAAAGCGCGGATCTGTCACGCGTCATCGGGCCGGGAAATCCTTTTCGGCCTTTTTTGAGCTGACGGAATTCTGCATCGAttatttagatgttttttttttctttcatttaatgACTATTCCGAAGTCTACGACAATAAAGAAGTCACTGACATGTACGTGATACGTTCATAGACCTGCTGGGCTACCTGGAGCCACACCgcggttccatggtgtaatggttagcactctggactctgaatccagcgatccgagttcaaatctcggtggaacctgACTTTTTTCTAGTCCTTCGTTTTCTCAACATATTTCGTTTTGAAGGGCAACCATTTCCCCAAACGGCATTTCCGATCATATAACACCAACGCTCTCAGCGAACCCTTCTGGCGTTATTATTTTACGACCTTGCGTTGAAAGACCAGTACGCAGTGACGTCACCTAAACATGGCGGCGTGCATCACACACCGTTCTTATGCGATGTGTTGTACTGGAATTAGCACTTTTCGACTTTGTAGTCATGTTTTCTGTTCAAGAGGACCATTTTATAATCTGCAACCTAACACGAATTACGGAACTAGAGGGACAGACTCCAACCAAGTAAGTAAAACAGCTCTAAACTTATCCTTGGGAAAAGGCGACTTAAAAATGCAGTGTTTTAATTCTGTCTCAGGACGCACAACTACACATTCCAGTTGGTGAGTATATTATTTGCCTGTTATTGCACACGGCGCATTTCATCTACCAATCTCTGATTGCTTTGCAGACAGACTGAAAACATCCTACAGCAGAAGTAGTGGTCCTGGTGGGCAGCATGTCAACAAAGGCGAGTGAGCGCTCCATTTGCAGCAGGTACATACTGGCGTGGTAAGCTCGACAAGAATTGTATTTCCTCCACAGTAAATACCAAAGCAGAGGTCCGATTTCATGTGTTAACGGCAGACTGGATTCCAGAAGATGTTCGGCAGAAGATCACTGAGAAGGTACTCTTATTCAAATTCTAATTTTGCACATATATGTACACCATATAATGTAACTTTAATTGAGATATGATCAAACACGATCCTATTTTCTAATTTATTGAAATCAGAAATGCAAGCACTTAATTCCACTGAATGGATTAGATAAATGTGGATTGAGGTCTGCATATCTGACATTGATGTTGTGCTTTATCAATTTcaaagaataaaaacattatCAACAAAGCAGGCGAGCTGCTTGTGACGTCAGAGCGCAGTCGAAGTCAACATAGGAACCTCACCGACTGCATAGAGAAGATCGCAGCAATCATAGCTGAGGCCAGCGAGAAGCCATATGAGCCAACTGAAGAAGATCTTGCGGTCCGAGCTGCCAGGTATTCTCAGATTACTAAGATCctgctgttattattatgattttttatttagttagcACATTTTTGTACTAAAAATGTGTGTTATTAATTTCAGGTTGGATAAACAGAATAGAGAAAGactcaaaaagaagaagaaacattcaGAAATCAAACAGAGCCGACGAGTGGAGTTTGAttgatgtgtgttttttctCATGGGACCAGAACATTTCATGATTTGCCaactgaaaaaataataaactttGAATTGATAAACAGTGAACTCAATTTTGTTGACAAGAACACAATGTAAAGTTGAGGTTGAGGACAAACGTAAAtcgagggaggaagagagcatCTCAGCACTCCTCAAATGAGCGTCTCCTCAGTCAGGAGAATGACGGCTCATCTTTTTGACATCACGCTCACTTTCGTCTCACGGAGATGGCATGTGAGtcagttttgcttttatttttgttattgaacATGTGGCTGTCCTCGCTTTTGTCTTCCTATTTCCCCTAAATCTGAATATAACACCATTTTAAATCgccattaaataaaaacaataatcaaaAGACATTGATCCGGTTGCATAATATCTGCATTATGAACGTTATCATTCACTTGCTGCTACTGTTCGTTAGTTATTCTCGATTATGGCGTGAATAATAATACTCAACTTGACTGTTTGGCGCCACCTATTGTCCGTTAGCAAAATCCTGTTATTCGCCAAGCCGGGACAGAAAGAGCGACTCTCGTTGGTCAAATCTTGACTAGACTTTGTAGTATCTGGTGCTCTCATTGGCTGTTACTTCCCGGACCGCAAGAGACAACGGTTACAACAATGGCTAATAAAGTCTATCGTATACAAAGCTTTCAGGGGAaataagaaagaccctttccataCATAGTTCAACAATACATCCAAATGATGGcagcgataaaaaaaaaaggtcatagcagaggatggtttcgatccatcgacctctgggttatgggcccagcacgcttccgctgcgccactctgctgtACGAGTTAAGTGAGTCAgtaagatatatatttttttgcagtTACTACGACGTGGTATATTTTGCGGCAAGATGTGAATTACAGCGCTTGAGGGATACAGACGTCGATATATTTGAAATCAGAGTCTGAAAAAACTTtgttaatcccaagggaaattttGTTTATAACGTGCTCcctaaacaacaaaaatataaatatgaaatgtataatataaaacacaaaataccaTTGTCCTCGACCATATCTATCCACATTGACCCCCCGGGTGGAAGCGGGagtcacaggagacttggtcctcctcaggtccaccaccagttctttggaccacattgagctgcagatggttcagctgACGCAATGCAAGTCCTCCACCAGCGCCCAGTACTCAGTCGCCTCTGCTGATATATCCAACTATGACCGAACCATCAGAGAACCTCCGAAGGTGGCAAGACTCTGACCGATAGCTGAAGTCCGTGGTGTAAATGGTAAAGAGGAAGGGAGAGAGAACAGTTCCTCAAGTGCCCCAGCAGTACTGACAAAGAAGTATGATAAGCACGAGTTGTCCAGAAAACCAAAAGAAGCACTTGACTGTCAGCGCAAAAGTCACCGACCACGAAGGGACTCGAACCCTCAATCTTCTGATCCGAAGTCAGACgccttatccattaggccacGCGGTCGCCATGCTGCCGATATTGTACAATGATGTTAATAAATTAACCTATTTATGGTGTTCATGCGTTAtgtgttatttctttttaattattatttcatatcaCTAGCTCAACTAGTCCGTGTATTAAACCCATCACACCCTTCAGGCATCGCAGTCATGTATCCCACACAGTAAAATCGTTTCAGACTGCACAATGTAATCCAGCCACTACATGTCGCTAGATACCAGCAGATTGACAGAAACTCATCTGCATGAGCGTTACAATTATAATtacatttacaaacatttttgtGCCTGGGCCGCGGAGGATATAATTGAGAGGATCGTTACTTCATCTGAAGCTAGTCTTTTAAAGAGCCGCTCATTTCTCataatagaaaaataatataaacCATGGAAAGAGAATCAAATACGTGGCTCATTTGTTTACGTGAAAAACTAAATCGGTGCTGGAAACCCAAATATAGACGTGTAGTGCCGTCTTCTACTATGCTGCGTTTATTTCCCTGCGTCCATACAGATCTCTGAGTTGAGCTCCACTGCTGTATCATCGCTTGGACAGAATGTTTCTGATGAGTCAGTCAGTTTACTTGTTGAGTGTTATTGCAATAAAACATCATATTCAGTGCAGTTCATTAAGAGCGGTACGCAGAGCGCCTCATTTAAGAGCACCCTAGCTTCATTATGGGCCTGGTAAAACATTGACCCATGACAATTGATTGAGGCCTCCCCTCCTTAAAATGACGCCCCAGCTAATGATTAAGTAATGAGCAAACACTCTGAAACGGCGCTGCACAAGACGGCATTAGATCTCCATCCCCCTCCCCACGTTTCCGTCTCCACCTCTCACAATATTTGCCGTAATGGCGTCAGCTGCTTGCTCAGAGGCCTGCATCTTCCCAGTGACTGTGTATGTGCTCGTGCGTGGAcgtgagtgaatgtgtgtgtgagtgcccGTCATGTGTGTAATTTATGCAGAACTTCTTCTTTGCGCGAGCAGAAGGGgatggaggagagcagagagacagcTAGGAAAACAGAGAGAAGACATCTGCGGTGGATGAATCATTGCTGGTGTCACAACTATTAAGTTAATGTCTGTAAAGCGGTCTGTTCCTGGCAGTGGCTCATGCTATTGTTACGTGTCCTGTTAAATTATGTTTTGCTTCAAAATCTGAAGACTTATGCTGGACTACACATGCACACCTTTGCACCTCCTTTCCCATATCACCTATCATAAACCCAACAGCGATTTCACTGAATAACTGGACAGGCATTCAGAGGTTGCAGACgtctgccaagcagctccttTCCTCCCGTGATATGATGTTCACCTGCTGTTATTGTTCCTACATTTAAATTTCATTCTCAACAGGCTATTGCTCTCAAGTGAGCCTGGCAGTAGTGTGAACAAACTCCAAATGTGGTTTGTAGTTTATAGCTATGTATGTCATAGGTCACATTATGTGCTCTAATATGGCCATGGTTCAGCTTCCATACAAGCACAGCCTGTGCCGTCTTTGGCGCAAATGTGCTGCAGATTATGTAGGTGTTGTGAGAtttgtcttttgtcctctggAGGCCACCATAGTTGGTAGAACCCCTTccagcagtgactcgaggacTTGCTTGTACTGGTTGGGTGCTTCAGTTAAGCACGATTTGTGAAACATGGTGGCCACATGGacgtttgttttattatttgataGAATGCTTTGCTCTACAAATGtccttcttttgtttgttttgcaaataGTCCTGAACACTGCACGGCACAGCAGCTCTTCTAGGAATAATTCCTGGCTCCAGTGGGTAATTTGGAACACGACCAAAATTTAATTGTCTGTACCTCGTGCCATTATCAACAAGTCCTCAGTAAATCCATTCATATGTCTTGTTGAGCTATTTTGCTTGGAGGCAGACAGATAACTAGATATAAACATAACCTTGGCCCAGGAAAGAACAGGACCTTTGAATCATCACATTGAGAGTGAGAGTAATTTAAGAAAAAATTCAGCTGCACATAAACGACTGGAAGCACTTTCTCCCATTGTTTAGTGCCATGATAAAATGCCAATATGTTAATAAGAATGTTAATAATATAGCAAATGCGAACTTACTtacttgacaaaataaaaaaaaaatatttgaacatCCCAGACACCATATTTTTCTGGCTAACATTATGACATCacaatttaatgtaatgtaatgtaatgaatAGTTTTAGTGCAGACAAAATACACTGTGAGAGCATCTGCAAAGTGCAAAGAATAGTCACTGCCCTGTCCCAGAAGTCTCATTACTTTGCATTTTGGTCACTCTTTTTAAAGCTATATACATGCTCACATGTGGCCTTAAGATATCACTGCCTTCATAACGTTCGCACCTTTCCTCCCGAGAGTCAGATGAATTATTTATTCAGATGACTAACAAGAGTCTCCTCGTTTTGCAGTTGTCCAGCTGAGATGTAACAAATCACACGGCTGGCCTTGTATGTACCTGTTTTGAACATATTTGCATTGTATTAGCATGCGATGTGTCGGAAAAGAAGCCATTAGGATGCATGTCAGTGCTTCATTGCCTCTGGATGCTGTGTAGACATTTGAAAGGCTGATTGAAATGGAAACATGTGGCCTTGTTCACGGTCCTTTGTGTGTATATATCTGTCTGCAGCCCCCAGGtccggtctctctctctctgtctctctctccatctcattCACCTgtgtgctgcaaaaaaaaaaagcccaatgTGGCACATGTGAAACTTCCATGTGGAAGAAGTGGCCTAACTTTGTCATCCAGCATGTGAGCAAGTGAGCAACTGCAGTAGGTCACTGGGTGCAGTTGTTGGAAACAGGTGAGTCCTTGCTCCGGCTGTCACCTGGGAGGTGTTTGAGATGAGCAACTTCCAGCCTGCAGCAGCACGGTGCGCAGCAGAGCAGATGGTGCGGCAAAATGAAGCACCTCCAATAAGCGACCTCTGTGGATTCACATGAACACACCCAAACACTCTGCAATTGACTTCCGGTATATAAAAGACTCTCATCTGAACGGTGCCCACTTGATCCAGATGATTTAAAAGATGATTATTTGCTGAGAAAAGGAGACGCGGAGGTCTTCACACATCTAGACACAGAGCTAGTAGCAGCAAGAGTGTTGTCACCTGGACAGAGGCAGCAGATGGCTGGGGTGGGTCTTCACGTCTCCAGGGATAGACAGCAGAAAGACATGCTTCTTGGAGCTCTCACTTGGCTGGCCTCCTTTTCAGAGCAACAACAGACACATGGCTGCCAAAAATATCAAAAGCACCAGGCATGTGTGATCTCTGTGACTATTTTGGTACATTAGCGCTGATGTATGTTTATCCAGCCACAGTATTTTTAGCTTTCATGGAATATTATAAAAAGCCACATCAGAAGAGGAACAGTATATCTCTATGTGTATATCTGTAACGGATGACAAGTGTTACATCAGTGTCCTGTCCAAAATGATAATTGtgggtcattattattattattatcccaGTGAGGATTACAACAACTGAACTGAGTTCAGGCTATTCTTGTCCACCCAGTGTAACTGGGGCAACAGTCCTTGACTGAGATCATCTGCCTCTCTTAAAGAGAGTGTGAGGATGAAACTCATTTTGGCCATATGACCTGTCTGTCACTAttcacagctcatgaccatagacAATAGTGGGGTTCATTTTGTCTgccatttttcaattttgtctTGTGCCAAAGTTAATTTTTAGTCGTAGTCTCGTTTAGTCATTCACATCTTAGTCACAAGAATTTAGTCTAGTTTTAGTGGaacaaaaactcaatgtattttTGTGATGTTTGTCTCAAAACATTTCAGCCATTCCTTACATTACAGAAATTATTTTAGTATATTTATTCCTGTGACTAATAAGCATtttgaataaactgaatgaatgaatcttccATGcagatggaacaaaaaaaaaatagtaataataaaaataagtattAAATAATATCAACTTCACAGCTAGACTTCAGCAGTCTAGACCCCCAACcagtaaataaatgcataaaacgaAAGCGGAAAGTAGCCACTCAAGAAGCAATGATAAGTTTAGATGTctatttaattgaattgaattgaatcctCAAccggtctgtctcttcatatgtccagcgGTACACAACTGCAACTTCAGTTCAGTGACctatgtttcttttgggatttttccgcTAAATCAAAACGATGAGagattttttattcatcaaccataacacacattcacacagttTTCACCAGTGTTCTTATAACAGCCGTCTTCATCATAGGAAGTGACTTTGACGAACATATTTCGTCTTGTTTTGTCTGACGAAATGAACACTGGACGATAGTGCCGCGACCACCAAAGTGAGTCGATTCAAGACCGGGACAAGAGTttacagagaccaagtccaagaccaagtctTAGAAGGCCCCAGACAACTcaagagcaaaacaaagacataACAAATGTTTGTTCAACTTTGGAGATGTTTACAACTTTTAAGTGCCAGTCCAGATTTACAGTATCTCATCAAATCTAGTACGCCCCTCACATTTCTgcatttatgtatatatttccaTGGGACAACACTGAAGAAATGCCACTTTGATACATGTGAAGTGGTCAGTGTACAGCTTATATAACAGTGTAAATTTACTCAAAATAAgtcaacacacagacactgatGTCTAAACCGTAGACAACTAAAGTGAGTGCACCCCAATGCGAAAACATCCAAATGGGGCCAAATTTGCCACTTTCCCTCTGTGGTGTCATGTGAGCGGTTCGACTTATGACGTTTCAGGTGTGAATTGTGAGTCATTTTGGTGttatctctctcacactctcacacatggAAGTTGCCAATGAACTCTCTGAGGATCTGAGAAGAATAGAAAGATATCAAAGCACTGTTTCTTTAGTGTTGTCTAATGAAACGATATGATTAAATATTCACAGAAATGTGCCGAGTGGTATATTCACTTTTATGAGCTAATGGATATGACCACCTAACCTCTTACCCCAAACTATCTATTTACCTAAAGATGAGCAACAATATACCTTTCCAAACCAATAAATTCCATTTAAATGACAAGCATCTTTACCATGCCACAGTCTTTAAACTAAACAGCTCACACACTTTAATGATGAACATTTTGTCCAATAATACGGCAGACTGTGCCTCATTGCACAGGATTGCTATGTTACTACTCTATTAAAGCAaagtaaacaaactaaaacagcacTGAATACACACAAATAGAAGTGAGCAGCCTTTGCACAGTGGGTGGAACAGAGCATTGCATGTGATTCGCTTAGATTGCACAAGCAATTTAAAGCATAAACAGCATGCCAAGTTTGGAAAGGCGCCTGGGCATGAAGCTACAACACAGGGTAGTATTTTTTAGTAAGTTAAGTATTTAACCGTGATTGAGTCATGCAAAtaccaagtgaagtgaagtgaaaacgTCCATCCATCCTTACTATAACAGCTGCCATATGGCTGCAGAAGCTCGGTTccattacagtttttttttaacttaaagtaatatttccaaatattttcaaagtaGACACTGCCTCAGACAGAAGGATGCTCAAAACCTGTCGATGAGCCAATGGACGTTACTGCAGAGGCAAAGTCCATttctttaggaaatgtaacatGTAGTACAATTTTGGGAGAGGATTATGATGTGTGACATCCTGTGTCATGTCATTGTGAAAAAAGTTCCATCACAATTTTGCTACGCTAATCAAAGTGTCCAAAAAAAGTGTCCTTCTCAATGAAGCCTAACAGCTTTTTAcgcagtatatatttttatttgctgGGGTTTCTATCAATGGTATTTTTTAATTGATATTGTGATTTTTCAAAGTCGATGCCGAACAGTTCAGCACTCCAACAGTAGACAAACTTACAATGGCACAAGATGGAGTTGAACACATTTTCTAGAGCGACTGTATCCTGCCTGTTTAGTGGCA harbors:
- the mrpl58 gene encoding peptidyl-tRNA hydrolase ICT1, mitochondrial encodes the protein MAACITHRSYAMCCTGISTFRLCSHVFCSRGPFYNLQPNTNYGTRGTDSNQDAQLHIPVDRLKTSYSRSSGPGGQHVNKVNTKAEVRFHVLTADWIPEDVRQKITEKNKNIINKAGELLVTSERSRSQHRNLTDCIEKIAAIIAEASEKPYEPTEEDLAVRAARLDKQNRERLKKKKKHSEIKQSRRVEFD